A stretch of DNA from Candidatus Thermoplasmatota archaeon:
TCCATTCTATGTAATGGCCGTCCATCATGGGATGGTTTTCATTTCGTCCAACTTTTACGATAACGCCGTTTTTCGTCTTTTCAATGTAGGGGACATGCTTCTCAACAGAAGAGTCCTCGGTTTTTTCTTCCATGAGTTTCATTGGCTGTCCACAGCATACAAGTTCGCCAACACCTGTGTGCAATACTTCCACAATATTTCCACATATTTCACATTTGTAGATTTCTCTTAATTTTGTCATATCTTATCGCCTCTTTTTTCAATAATTCTCCATCCAGAGTTCATAATAACTCTGTGGATGCCTGCAAGCTGGACACACTTTAGGTGCTTCAGTCCCTTCATAGACATACCCACAGTTGCGGCATTTCCATTTCACAACTTTATTTTTTTTGAATATGAGATTGTTTTTCACGTTATCCAGTAATTTACGATATCTGCGCTCGTGATAGGCTTCCACCTTGGCAATCTCCCTGAAACTGCTGGCTATCCCAAGAAAACCCTCCTTCTCTGCCACGTCGGCAAAATTTGGGTAAATGGTTATCCATTCCATTTTTTCGCCTTCGGCTGCTGCCAATAGGTTTTCCTCAGTGGTTCCGATTATTCCCGCAGGATAAGATGCTTTGATTTCAATATCGCCACCTTCCAGATATTTAAAGAATATCTCAGCGTGCTCTTTTTCGTTATCCGCAGTTTCAGAGAATATGGCGGATATCTGCTCATAACCTTCTTTCTTTGCCTTAGAAGCAAAATACGTGTACCGCATCCTGGCCTGTGACTCCCCGGCAAAAGATGCGAGGAGATTTTTCTCGGTTTCCGTTCCTTTCAAATTTTTCATTTTTGTTACCTCATCTTTTTCACATATTTTCCTAATTCGTATCCTTTTTTTCTTATATTTATCAGCTCTTCTTTATCTGGTATGTAGTTGATATTGGTGCTCTCAA
This window harbors:
- a CDS encoding rubrerythrin family protein, with the protein product MKNLKGTETEKNLLASFAGESQARMRYTYFASKAKKEGYEQISAIFSETADNEKEHAEIFFKYLEGGDIEIKASYPAGIIGTTEENLLAAAEGEKMEWITIYPNFADVAEKEGFLGIASSFREIAKVEAYHERRYRKLLDNVKNNLIFKKNKVVKWKCRNCGYVYEGTEAPKVCPACRHPQSYYELWMENY
- a CDS encoding desulfoferrodoxin — its product is MTKLREIYKCEICGNIVEVLHTGVGELVCCGQPMKLMEEKTEDSSVEKHVPYIEKTKNGVIVKVGRNENHPMMDGHYIEWIQVIADGVSYRKFLNPGDKPHAEFEIKADKIEAREYCNIHGLWKS